The following proteins are co-located in the Bradyrhizobium sp. AZCC 2176 genome:
- a CDS encoding pseudouridine synthase, with product MPRDSDKNNDSRGRRDRPGAGKGRAGSGKGRSGAARGPEKKFAKRGFAGKDDGERRPYAGKSDGTKSFGKKPYAGKREGASFRRDDDRPPRRNFGDAPRPRGDRPFTRDRSSDAGDRPDRGPRKDFRPRDDGGGEKRSFKPRGDRSNFSRDDRTPRRDRDDARPAGRFSDRKFGDKKPYTPREGGGEKRPYTPRGEGFRKDGDRPRGDRPFSARPSRDGDRPRGDRPERKFGGDKKFSRGAPDRGPRKNFGADRGDAKPWQKRDDRGDRDSRPSRDGARSFDKPRFDRARDDRGGDERPRFSRSREDRPKFDRPRRDRDGDPARPAGRTDWQEHPRSEGDRPRRDNEDDSRIFAKRPAFGGRGAYRERAPDFDRRAPRPEPKPKKAGERIAKVVSRAGLASRRDAEEWITQGRVTVNGRVINSPALDVTANDVIAVDGKVLPPRERTRLFMYHKPRGLMTTHADPEGRPTVFDNLPEGLPRLISIGRLDFNTEGLLLLTNDGGLARALELPDTGWLRRYRVRAHGEVTQAQLDELKKGVEVDGVKYGSIDATLERDQGANVWLVFAIREGKNREVRNVMAHLGLEVNRLIRVSYGPFQLGELAEGTVEEVKTRVLREQLGEKIASLAGADFNRPMPGEKSEDEDDAPRGKKPFKPAGKSALIADRKGRRVLVQRTGSEEARARNEDEANGYGPPRRPKRGYHGKRDLKPQDE from the coding sequence ATGCCCCGCGATAGCGACAAAAACAACGATTCCCGCGGCCGGCGTGACCGTCCCGGCGCCGGCAAGGGCCGCGCCGGCAGCGGCAAGGGCCGCTCCGGGGCTGCCCGGGGTCCGGAGAAGAAGTTCGCCAAGCGCGGGTTTGCCGGCAAGGACGACGGCGAGCGGCGTCCCTATGCCGGCAAGTCCGACGGTACAAAATCGTTCGGCAAGAAGCCCTACGCCGGCAAGCGGGAGGGTGCTTCTTTCCGCCGCGACGATGACCGTCCGCCGCGCCGGAATTTTGGCGATGCGCCGCGCCCGCGCGGCGATCGGCCCTTCACCCGGGATCGTAGCAGCGACGCCGGTGATCGCCCGGACCGTGGACCGCGCAAGGATTTTCGCCCGCGCGATGATGGCGGCGGCGAGAAGCGCTCGTTCAAGCCGCGCGGCGATCGGTCGAATTTTAGCCGTGACGATCGCACCCCGCGCCGTGATCGCGACGATGCACGCCCGGCCGGACGTTTTTCCGACAGGAAATTTGGCGACAAGAAGCCCTATACCCCGCGAGAAGGGGGCGGCGAGAAGCGGCCCTATACGCCGCGCGGCGAAGGGTTTCGCAAAGACGGCGACCGTCCGCGTGGCGATCGTCCCTTCAGCGCCCGGCCGTCGCGCGATGGCGATCGCCCCCGTGGTGATCGGCCTGAGAGAAAATTTGGCGGTGACAAGAAGTTCTCGCGCGGCGCGCCGGACCGTGGCCCGCGCAAGAATTTCGGTGCCGATCGCGGTGACGCAAAACCATGGCAGAAGCGCGACGATCGCGGCGACCGCGACTCCCGTCCGTCGCGTGATGGCGCGCGGAGTTTTGACAAGCCGCGCTTTGACCGGGCCCGCGACGATCGCGGCGGCGACGAACGTCCGCGCTTTTCGCGTTCGCGCGAGGATCGTCCGAAATTCGACCGTCCCCGCCGGGATCGCGATGGCGACCCTGCGAGGCCGGCCGGCCGCACCGACTGGCAGGAGCATCCGCGCAGCGAAGGCGATCGACCGCGCCGCGACAATGAAGACGACAGCAGGATTTTTGCAAAGCGCCCCGCCTTCGGCGGCCGCGGTGCCTACCGCGAGCGCGCGCCGGATTTCGACAGGCGCGCCCCGCGTCCCGAGCCGAAGCCGAAAAAGGCCGGCGAGCGCATCGCCAAGGTGGTTTCCCGTGCCGGCCTCGCCTCGCGCCGCGATGCCGAGGAATGGATCACGCAGGGCCGCGTCACCGTCAACGGCCGCGTCATCAATTCGCCGGCGCTCGATGTCACCGCCAATGACGTGATCGCGGTCGACGGCAAGGTGCTGCCGCCACGCGAGCGCACGCGGCTGTTCATGTATCACAAGCCGCGCGGCCTGATGACGACGCATGCCGACCCCGAGGGGCGGCCGACCGTGTTCGATAATCTGCCGGAAGGATTGCCGCGGCTGATCTCGATCGGACGGCTCGACTTCAACACCGAGGGGCTGCTGCTGCTGACCAATGATGGCGGGCTGGCACGCGCGCTCGAACTGCCGGACACCGGCTGGCTGCGGCGCTACCGCGTCCGCGCCCACGGCGAGGTCACACAGGCGCAGCTCGATGAACTGAAAAAGGGCGTCGAGGTCGACGGCGTCAAATACGGCTCGATCGATGCGACGCTGGAGCGCGACCAGGGCGCCAATGTCTGGCTGGTGTTTGCGATCCGCGAAGGCAAGAACCGGGAGGTACGCAACGTCATGGCCCATCTCGGCCTCGAGGTGAACCGCCTGATCCGTGTCTCCTACGGCCCGTTCCAGCTCGGCGAGCTCGCCGAAGGCACGGTCGAGGAGGTCAAGACCCGCGTGCTGCGCGAGCAGCTCGGCGAAAAGATCGCGAGCCTTGCCGGTGCCGACTTCAACCGGCCGATGCCCGGTGAGAAATCCGAGGACGAAGACGATGCGCCGCGCGGCAAGAAACCGTTCAAGCCGGCGGGTAAGAGCGCGCTGATCGCCGACCGCAAGGGCCGCCGCGTGCTGGTACAGCGCACTGGCAGCGAGGAGGCCCGCGCCCGCAACGAGGATGAGGCCAACGGCTATGGCCCGCCCCGCCGCCCCAAGCGCGGCTATCACGGCAAGCGCGACCTGAAGCCGCAGGACGAGTAG
- the purD gene encoding phosphoribosylamine--glycine ligase, which yields MNILLLGSGGREHALAWKIAASPLLTKLWCAPGNAGIAREAECVALDVADHPAVIDFCKRNAVDLVVVGPETPLAAGIVDDLAQAGIKAFGPGKQAAQLEGSKGFTKALCTEFNIPTGAYGRFTTAHDALAYVRKQGAPIVVKADGLAAGKGVVVAKTLDEAEAAIAMMFDGAFGSAGTEVVIEEFLAGREISFFALCDGETAIPLASAQDHKRVFDHDEGPNTGGMGAYSPTPFVTPEIHDQIMARIILPTVAGMKARGTPFCGVLYAGVMLTEQGPKLFEYNVRFGDPECQVLMLRMMSDIVPALLAACDGELKHFDLRWFPEPALTVVMAAKGYPGDYKKGTRIEGLDDAGKIEGVEIFHAGTVAKDGAILANGGRVLNVCASGKTVLEAQQRAYAAVDRIKWPDGFCRRDIAWQAVEQEKATG from the coding sequence ATGAACATCCTCCTGCTCGGTTCCGGTGGCCGCGAACACGCTCTCGCATGGAAGATCGCCGCTTCCCCGCTGCTCACCAAGCTGTGGTGCGCGCCGGGCAACGCCGGGATCGCGCGAGAAGCCGAGTGCGTAGCGCTGGATGTCGCTGACCATCCGGCCGTGATCGATTTCTGCAAGCGCAACGCCGTCGATCTCGTGGTGGTCGGCCCGGAGACCCCGCTGGCGGCCGGGATCGTCGACGATCTCGCGCAAGCCGGCATCAAGGCGTTCGGACCGGGCAAGCAGGCGGCCCAGCTCGAGGGATCCAAGGGATTTACCAAGGCGCTCTGCACCGAGTTCAACATTCCGACCGGTGCCTATGGCCGCTTCACGACGGCTCATGACGCGCTGGCCTATGTGCGCAAGCAGGGCGCGCCGATCGTGGTCAAGGCGGATGGCCTGGCCGCCGGCAAGGGCGTTGTCGTCGCCAAAACGCTCGATGAAGCCGAAGCGGCCATCGCCATGATGTTTGACGGCGCGTTCGGTTCGGCCGGCACTGAAGTCGTGATCGAGGAATTTCTCGCAGGCCGCGAGATCAGCTTCTTCGCGCTGTGCGACGGTGAAACCGCGATCCCGCTGGCCTCCGCGCAGGACCACAAGCGCGTGTTCGATCACGACGAGGGGCCGAACACCGGCGGCATGGGCGCCTATTCGCCGACCCCGTTCGTGACGCCGGAAATTCACGACCAGATCATGGCGCGGATCATCCTGCCGACCGTTGCGGGCATGAAGGCGCGCGGCACACCGTTCTGCGGCGTGCTGTATGCCGGCGTGATGTTGACGGAGCAGGGGCCAAAACTGTTCGAATACAACGTCCGCTTCGGCGATCCCGAATGCCAGGTGCTGATGCTGCGGATGATGTCCGATATCGTGCCGGCGTTGCTGGCGGCCTGCGATGGCGAACTGAAGCATTTCGACCTGCGCTGGTTCCCCGAGCCCGCGCTGACGGTGGTGATGGCGGCGAAGGGGTATCCCGGCGACTACAAGAAGGGCACGCGCATCGAGGGCCTCGATGACGCCGGAAAGATCGAGGGCGTCGAAATTTTCCATGCCGGCACGGTGGCAAAGGATGGTGCCATCCTCGCCAATGGCGGCCGCGTGCTGAACGTTTGCGCCTCGGGCAAGACCGTGCTGGAGGCGCAGCAACGTGCCTACGCGGCCGTCGATCGCATCAAATGGCCGGACGGTTTCTGTCGCCGCGACATCGCTTGGCAGGCGGTGGAGCAGGAGAAGGCGACGGGCTGA
- a CDS encoding GYD domain-containing protein yields MVAYVVLANFTEQGIRNAKESPKRADAFKAMAKTFGVTVKEILWTQGRYDIVTIVDAPDELSFLSLTLSLGALGNVRTESLRAFSADEMTKAVGSML; encoded by the coding sequence ATGGTAGCTTACGTCGTACTGGCGAATTTCACGGAGCAGGGAATCCGCAACGCCAAGGAGTCGCCGAAGCGCGCGGACGCCTTCAAGGCAATGGCGAAGACGTTCGGAGTGACCGTGAAGGAAATACTCTGGACACAGGGGCGATATGACATTGTGACCATCGTCGATGCGCCGGACGAGTTATCCTTCCTGTCACTCACTCTGAGCCTCGGCGCGCTCGGCAATGTTCGCACCGAATCGTTGCGCGCCTTTTCCGCAGATGAGATGACGAAGGCCGTCGGCAGCATGCTCTGA
- a CDS encoding VOC family protein, which translates to MIEGISAITLGTHDMKRAVQFYRSLGFDISYGGEVSSFTSFRAGTGYLNLIAQPDQRRWSWWGRVIFYVADVNAIYDRALAAGCQPTTAPRDAEWGERYFHLTDPDGHELSFARPLRSSA; encoded by the coding sequence ATGATCGAAGGGATCAGCGCAATCACACTTGGCACCCACGACATGAAACGCGCCGTCCAATTCTACCGCTCACTGGGGTTTGACATCTCGTACGGCGGCGAAGTGTCTTCGTTTACGAGCTTTCGGGCAGGAACCGGCTATCTCAACCTGATTGCCCAGCCTGATCAACGGCGCTGGTCCTGGTGGGGACGCGTCATTTTCTACGTCGCCGATGTCAATGCGATTTACGACCGTGCGCTGGCGGCGGGGTGCCAGCCCACGACCGCGCCCCGCGATGCCGAATGGGGGGAACGCTACTTTCATCTCACCGACCCCGATGGGCACGAGCTCAGCTTCGCGCGGCCTTTGCGCTCTTCGGCATAG
- the rsmD gene encoding 16S rRNA (guanine(966)-N(2))-methyltransferase RsmD, translating to MRVVGGRLKGRNLASPSSQAIRPTADRLRESVFNILIHAYDDPIEGARVLDLFAGTGALGIEAVSRGAGFTLFVDNGAEARALLRNNVEALGLGGVTKVYRRDATNLGPAHPVEPFSLVFLDPPYGKGLAEKALASLRDGGWLTPGALLVVEEAKAAVFAAPEGFEELERRAYDDTEFVFLRAE from the coding sequence ATGCGGGTCGTCGGTGGACGATTGAAGGGCCGTAATCTGGCCTCGCCCTCCTCGCAGGCGATCCGCCCGACGGCGGATCGGTTGCGCGAGTCCGTGTTCAACATCCTGATCCATGCCTATGACGACCCGATCGAAGGCGCGCGCGTGCTCGACCTGTTCGCCGGTACCGGCGCACTCGGCATCGAAGCGGTGTCGCGCGGCGCCGGCTTCACGCTGTTCGTCGACAACGGCGCCGAAGCGCGCGCGCTGTTGCGCAACAATGTCGAGGCGCTGGGGCTCGGCGGCGTGACAAAGGTCTACCGCCGCGACGCGACCAATCTCGGCCCGGCACATCCGGTCGAGCCATTCTCGCTGGTGTTCCTCGATCCGCCTTACGGCAAGGGGCTCGCGGAGAAGGCGCTGGCCTCGCTGCGCGATGGCGGTTGGCTGACGCCGGGGGCGCTGCTGGTGGTGGAAGAGGCAAAGGCGGCAGTGTTCGCAGCGCCCGAGGGCTTCGAGGAGTTGGAGCGGCGGGCGTATGACGATACGGAGTTTGTGTTTTTGCGGGCGGAGTGA
- a CDS encoding nucleoside deaminase, translating into MTVPSFMDLALKTAENAGKAGEVPIGCVIVRGYEVIATAGNRTLTDRDPTAHAEILAIRQAAEAIGTERLVDCDLYVTLEPCTMCAGAISFARIRRLYYGAADPKGGAVDSGVRFFAQPTCHHVPEVYSAVGETEAATLLKEFFKVRR; encoded by the coding sequence ATGACTGTCCCTTCTTTCATGGATTTGGCGCTGAAAACGGCCGAAAACGCCGGAAAAGCCGGGGAAGTTCCGATCGGATGCGTGATCGTCAGGGGTTACGAGGTGATCGCCACCGCCGGCAACCGGACCCTGACCGACCGCGATCCGACCGCCCATGCCGAGATTCTCGCGATCCGGCAGGCGGCTGAGGCCATCGGCACCGAGCGGCTGGTCGATTGCGACCTCTACGTCACGCTGGAGCCTTGCACGATGTGCGCCGGTGCGATCTCGTTTGCCCGGATCCGGCGGCTCTATTACGGCGCCGCCGACCCGAAGGGCGGCGCGGTGGATTCCGGGGTGCGGTTCTTTGCGCAGCCGACCTGCCACCACGTGCCGGAGGTCTATTCGGCGGTAGGCGAGACCGAGGCGGCGACGTTGCTCAAGGAGTTTTTCAAGGTGAGGCGATGA
- a CDS encoding acyl-CoA dehydrogenase family protein, translating into MGAPSWTTVLFEIPAEAKAIREKVRQWVHDECIPAEKELDTKPLADVLGPLRAKARARGLWCPWVPKEYGGMGLGPLANALVQMELGESMLGALSMNTQGPDDSSMMTILAHGTEYQKEKFLKPLLNGDKRICFSMTEKAAGADATGMQTTAVKDGNENYILNGEKWFSSSASVADMALVMAKTDPNAPRHKQYSTFLVELPNPGYKIKRNVANMAIEGPHDDVIHGGHSEIEIRDLKVPADNLVGGEGNGFAMGQHRLAYGRLRHGMHNVAKAQRALDMAVAHITKRSTFGQLLADRQAVQFMLADCAEQLYIGRLMLLHIAYKAEKGLDIRQENSIAKIFHAHMVHKVIDTAIQLHGALGFSQDTPLAKWYTQVRAQRLVDGPDEVHKWKIGKNVIKAFREHGTTASAVGGDLL; encoded by the coding sequence ATGGGCGCTCCTTCTTGGACGACAGTCCTTTTCGAAATCCCGGCCGAAGCCAAGGCGATCCGCGAAAAAGTCCGCCAATGGGTGCACGACGAATGCATCCCCGCGGAGAAGGAACTCGACACCAAGCCGCTCGCCGACGTGCTGGGCCCGCTGCGGGCCAAGGCCCGCGCGCGCGGCCTGTGGTGCCCGTGGGTGCCGAAGGAATATGGCGGCATGGGCCTCGGTCCGCTGGCGAACGCGCTGGTGCAGATGGAGCTCGGCGAGAGCATGCTGGGCGCGCTGTCGATGAACACGCAGGGGCCCGACGATTCCTCGATGATGACGATCCTTGCCCACGGCACTGAATATCAGAAGGAGAAGTTCCTTAAACCCCTGCTCAACGGCGACAAGCGCATCTGCTTCTCGATGACGGAGAAAGCCGCCGGCGCCGACGCCACCGGCATGCAGACGACAGCCGTGAAGGACGGCAACGAGAACTACATCCTCAACGGCGAGAAGTGGTTTTCGTCCTCGGCCAGCGTCGCCGACATGGCGCTTGTCATGGCCAAGACCGATCCGAACGCACCGCGGCACAAGCAGTACTCAACCTTCCTCGTCGAGCTGCCGAACCCCGGCTACAAGATCAAGCGCAATGTCGCCAACATGGCGATCGAGGGACCGCATGACGATGTGATCCACGGCGGCCACTCCGAGATCGAGATCAGGGACCTGAAGGTGCCGGCGGACAATCTGGTCGGCGGCGAAGGCAACGGTTTTGCGATGGGCCAGCACCGCCTCGCCTATGGCCGGCTGCGCCATGGCATGCACAACGTCGCCAAGGCGCAACGCGCGCTCGACATGGCGGTCGCCCACATCACCAAGCGCTCGACTTTCGGCCAGTTGCTCGCCGACCGGCAAGCCGTCCAGTTCATGCTCGCAGACTGTGCCGAGCAACTCTATATCGGCCGCCTGATGCTGCTGCACATCGCCTACAAGGCCGAGAAGGGCCTCGACATCCGGCAGGAAAACTCGATCGCAAAAATCTTCCATGCGCACATGGTGCACAAGGTGATCGACACCGCGATCCAGCTCCACGGCGCGCTCGGCTTCAGCCAGGATACGCCACTCGCCAAATGGTACACGCAGGTGCGCGCGCAGCGGCTGGTCGACGGTCCGGACGAGGTGCACAAGTGGAAGATTGGCAAGAACGTCATCAAGGCGTTCCGCGAGCATGGCACGACGGCGAGCGCGGTGGGCGGCGATCTGCTGTAA
- a CDS encoding alpha/beta fold hydrolase has protein sequence MPDLADLFPGYASEWINTSSGRIFARVGGKGPPLLLLHGFSSTHVMWHRVAPQLADKFTLIIADLPGYGWSDMPRSDDNHTPYTKRAMAKVMVEAMEQLGHVHFALAGHDRGGRVSYRLALDHPGRLSKLAVLDIAPTYDYWEKLNRLSALKIYHWAFLAQPYPLPETLISGNGEFFLRYKMASQIKSKTLDAIDPRALEHYLAPFRDPARVHAMCEDYRAGAYADYEIDKKDFDAGRKITIPMLALWGDAGVASAAATPLDTWKKWATNVSGAPVDSGHFLTEENPDATAKLLREFFLAV, from the coding sequence ATGCCCGATCTTGCCGATCTGTTTCCCGGATACGCGTCCGAATGGATCAATACTTCGTCGGGTCGCATCTTTGCCCGCGTTGGCGGCAAGGGACCGCCGCTATTGCTGCTGCACGGATTTTCCTCGACGCATGTGATGTGGCACCGGGTCGCGCCGCAACTGGCTGACAAGTTCACGCTGATCATCGCCGACCTGCCGGGCTATGGCTGGTCGGACATGCCTCGCAGCGACGACAACCACACGCCCTACACCAAGCGCGCGATGGCGAAGGTCATGGTGGAGGCGATGGAGCAACTCGGCCATGTGCATTTTGCGCTCGCCGGTCACGACCGCGGCGGGCGCGTTTCCTATCGGCTGGCGCTCGACCATCCCGGCCGGCTGTCGAAACTCGCGGTGCTCGATATCGCGCCGACCTATGATTACTGGGAGAAGTTGAACCGGCTCTCCGCGCTGAAGATCTACCATTGGGCGTTTCTGGCGCAGCCGTATCCGCTGCCGGAGACGCTGATCTCCGGCAACGGTGAATTTTTCCTCAGATACAAGATGGCGAGCCAGATAAAATCGAAGACGCTCGACGCCATCGATCCGCGCGCGCTGGAACATTATCTGGCGCCATTCCGCGATCCCGCCCGCGTGCACGCGATGTGCGAGGATTACCGCGCCGGCGCCTACGCCGACTACGAGATCGACAAGAAAGATTTCGATGCGGGCAGGAAGATCACGATCCCGATGCTGGCACTGTGGGGCGACGCCGGCGTTGCGAGCGCGGCCGCGACGCCACTCGATACCTGGAAGAAATGGGCGACCAATGTAAGCGGCGCGCCGGTGGATAGCGGACATTTTCTCACCGAAGAGAATCCGGATGCGACGGCGAAATTGTTGCGGGAGTTTTTTCTGGCGGTGTGA